TCCATGCAGCCATGGCCTGCCACTTGCACTCCAATACTTCACAGATCTTTAGTTATCTGTCTGAAATATACTTCTCTCTGTCAATGGCGAAAGGTTCCTCTCTGTGCACTACCAACGACTCATTTTCAGGAGAAGAAGGGGCAATCCCCCTTCTTGATTACTCAAAGCTCGTCTCTTCTGATCCCATTCTGCGGTCTCTGGCCATCCAAGACTTGGGCCAAGCTTGCGTCGACTATGGCTTCTTCATTGTATTActcatcttttctttttatatattattattattattactattagcTAACTAGACTCATGCAGGTGAGAAACCACGCAATCCCAGGCACTGTGATCAATGGAATAATAGACAAACTCTTTGAATTCTTTGATCTGCCTGAGGATTACAAGCACAAATACGACACCAAGGATCCAACAGATTTGATCAGATGGGGCAAAGGCAATATCAACCACGTTAGCCGGGAATTTGTCAAGATGGCTGTTCATCCTACATTTCACTGCCCTTCTAATCCACATGGTTTCAGGTCAAATCAACGTAAatttcttattattaaattatacagACTCCTCGTTAACTGACTACACTTAAATTTCCCTTGTGTTCAGTGAGATTCTGCAGGAGTATACCCAGAAGGTGAGAGAGCTTGGAATTCAATTGCTTGGAGGGATTTCAATGGCTCTGGGACTTGAAAAAAGCTACATAGAGAAGAAAATGAACCTGGAATCAGGCTACGATTTCTTTACTGCAAATGACTATCCATCACGCCAACATTCTGAAAATCGAATTGGGCAATTTGCTCATATCGATCCAGGTCTTATCATCCTCATCATCCAGAATGTGAGTGGTGGCTTGCAGGTTAAGCACAACGGCAAGTGGCTCAACGTAAATCTTCAGCCTGACTGGATTTTCGTTAATGTTGCTGATCATCTCGaggtatatattaaattttgttaCGTGCTCAAATACATACGCAGGCCAGTGAAGTTGGTCACTGATCTTTTCTTTATGGTAGATTTTAACAAATGGAAAATACAAGAGTGCTGTACATCGAGTGGTGGTGAACAATGAAGTTAGAAGGGCAACTCTACCTCTATTTCTGGGGCCATCATTGGACACGGTCGTCAAACCTGCACCTGAATTCACAGACGACAGCAACCCACCGGCATACGTCGGAATTACCTACAAACATTACTTAGAATATAATAATTTCCATGTTATCGACGGAAAATCATGTCTGAACCAGATTCGAATCTGAAGTCTGCaccatcaaattaaataatatgtacTGCAGTGGTGTTCGTGCATGGATCAGAATAAAGCAGCAGGGAGGTTTGGTTAGGATTTTGTGAGTTTTCCTTTAGCAATCTTCGAATTCTTGTCCAGACCGGATTCATATAATGTAATATAGAGTGAAATTCACATCAAACTCCATATAAATCCGgcctaaataaaattttcttgggTGAAAAGTCGGAAGCCTTCCATTTTCTTTTAGCTATGAACAAGCAAGATTGTTCATCCATGCTGCAAATTTATTTAAgttattatgtaaaaatttgTGAAATAATCATgtatcaatatttttttctttaatgtaTTGTCATTGTATAGTTTGCATCCctatttttttaacataattaattttttctaacaTCATCACTTTGTCCATTTCTAaaggaattaattaattaagaatgcTTACAACTAAAATTGAAGATCATTAtatatatcaattaaaatttttattagaatatCTTTATAATGGTTATGTAATTAatgttaaataaattcaataatgaaagtccaaaaacaaaaatttgaaaaaaaatatcaaaacaaagttaaaataatatatatatatatatatatatatataattttttttttttattttttatgtagtAACTGTAAGTTGTTTTATCCATGCCAAATGTTTACAGAGCTATATGAGATGGAAAAAGCTCAAATTAGGTTAACTTGTTCTTGgaacaaattaatattgagtctaatttttaaattaattcaataaacaagttagaattGAGAATATCAATACTTTGCTCATTAAAGCTTTTGAGTTTAAACTAGTTTATTGAATGGATTTATTTAGATGCTTGTTAGCTTAGAACATTATGttgaaatttgaataatttatattgtaataatataaactctaactcaataaaaatttaatgaagcaAGCTTACCAAAATCTGCAGGTTTACCTAATTCAATGAATGCCATTGCAATACAATTTTCTATGAAGAGATAGCCCaacaagaaaatcaccaaatcaaGATTAGCGattcatttcttttatttttttttaatttataatttataattatatatttttcaaagttGCTGACAAATTTATTCTCACTTTTCCTGTTTGATAATTATTGTTCTTATCAAATtaaagtatattattattagaaaatttCTGTATAATTTAGTGCGACTCGAATTAGATATTTTATTAGCCGCTTATTAGACTTTTGAATTTAGATTCTAGTGtttgtttatttgtttattttaaaggatattattgatttattttaaaaaatatatatataatattgcaTTTAACATAATCATATAGGCTAAACATAAAAGTGAAGAGGGCCAAAAAATCAAAAGCGAACCGAAAATAAATACTAATTCAATCCCCAAATCGTAAACCACAGACAAATTCAAAAATTCATAAACCACaaatccaaactcaaaccagACTCATCCATCGAAACTTTCAGTTGACACATTGCTTAAAGCACCAAAAACCAAAATCGAGTAAGTACATAGAAATTAATCTCATCCTAACTACAAAATagcaagccaaaaaaaaaaatgcaagtcCAAACCAAACAAAAAGATCGTCCGTTCAACAAAGCAGCTAAAGAGAAGGAGCTAGCAAGGAGAAGATGCAACGGAATCTAACCTAACGACGGCTAATGAAAGCGAGGTCATTGAGCGTGGCGATGCAGTTCCGAGATATTACATCACACGGTACAAGACTCTTCCAAAAGCCAAAAGTCCGTACACTAACAAAACACCACACACCTGCAAAACCAAAAAACAAAATGACACATCTATAAGCTCCACCCATCTCGGCAAGAACAACCGAGAGGATTGAGCCCACATCATGTCCAAAGATAGAAAAAACCTACAGAAAAACAAGAAAAGGAAACCAAGACCTAAAGCAAGTCATCCAAAACGATGCAACAGAGGCTAAAAATGCAGATAACAAACCAAAAATCACTTTTCCTTCCGAGCACCGCTTCAATTTCCCCGATACGCTTTCTCCCTTTAAATTCGTTTCAAATAATCTTAATCACAATCAGcttaatctctctctctctctctttagcTCATTTATTGATTTTTGAGCTTATATCAAATTCATACTTATTACTCAGATAACAACATtacttttttgaaaaatataatatatttaaattttaaatatttttgtctcagaatttataattataatttgtaATTATATATGTCATGAAATTATCATTAATGTACTATTTTAAGTAACTTTATTTTcgaatttttatgtataaagtttgtattttctaataaaataactTTGTTAATTAAACTATGGTGTTATCAATTCAAATTCtaataaaaactatttaattaaaaaaattaaataaataaaccatatTGCTGGGTTGCATGACATCTAGTTTGGGCTGGGCCTATGTACTTTCTCTGGGCTTAAAAGCCTTTAGTTTCGATCTTGTAAAAAAAAAGTGAAGCAAGTCTTGTAAGTTTATTAAAATTAggtttttttattctaaattacaTATTCAAGCtctgtattttttaataattttattaatacttttatatataaatttattgatatattttattttttaagttaaaattaaataataaaaataagtttttttaaaaatattttaagtgaaaaatattttttattttttaaatataaattattatatgaaaataaacaGAGTACCGTTAACAAAATCAAATAGGTTGTTGGATGGTGATGTCTCTTTCGGAATATTTAGATACCAAATATAAAATTCGACTTTTAGCTTTGGGTTGATAAATCGTATTTATTTTTCAGATAGACCGTCAACTTCTAGAATTATTATGTACATATTCCAACTAATTTTacgctttatttttattggtcAAGGCAGAACCCAATACAATTCGATTTTCATGCTTTGAAGGCTGGCATGTTAGGACAAGAGCCACTATTATctcagacttttttttttttttttaaattattgattttttaaactAATAGCAGACAAAATAGGAAAATATTACCCTTTCCTTGTGCAGCTTGTTCAAGTAATTGAATTTCTGACATCCCAAGTTTAAAATCTATACAAGTTTTTGAGGTTGACTACATCTCATAAATcaactttttattctttttcgaGATTATTGGTGAGTTTTTATTcgcaagttatttatttttttgttttatttacgtcatttaaaattttaaattaaattatgaaaagcaagaattaaatttattttttaagtccATTACACAGGTAAAGAATAAATTTTGATGATTGATTATAAAGAAATTCACATGAAATATGTTATAACAAAGATGGTATTTATATATGGATCTCAAAGGACAAAACTAAAatggaaaagagagagagatagcAGACTCTTCAAGCGTCTGTAAGAATTTACATACTAAACTGCAACTCTGTAACTGTAAGAATTTATTTTCTGATTTCTCTTGAGAGATCCTTCTTTTAGGTGTGTCTTAGGAATGAGTACGTAGCCTGTCCCAAATTCAGACAAAACAGGAACTAAAGCTTTATCATGTCTCCTGCTATGGCTTGATTCAACTAATTTGGGATGAAGACTTAGTGCACTTGAGAGTTAAGAGATTCACCCTTTATTCTgtttcttcctcctcctcccaaAGATGGAAGACCAGCAACCACCTCCTCCATGCCTGtatcacaataaaaaaaaaaaaaaaattaaaatttcaatcaaATTGCTTAAATTTTGAGGAATTGACTTCATTGCAAGTTGCTGTTTCTTTTCCTTCAACGAAGACTTTGACGCTTAAGGCATTAGAGGGTACTCAAGGAAATTGCAAATGAAATTTACTTTGTTTTATAAACAATGAAATAATTCaacacaaaattaaaaattaaaaatcatatatttCTTTAGTGGCGGTGTAATTTCACCATGATTCCCCTGTTTCATGCTCTGTTTTGCAAAGAACAAATCAGAGAAATTCTCCCTATTGAGATCTAAATTTTCCTTAATCTAAGATGAATCCAATTGTGGATGTAAACTAATTCTGAATCTAAATTTAACAAAAGGGAAGCAATTGATTTTAAGTTTTTAACATACCTGGTGCTGCCATTCCTGCTGCTACTTCTACTGCTGCTGCTGCCACTGCTTTTTGAGCTTCCACTATTGCTACTAAATCCACCGTTTTCACTCTCACACGACTCCGAGAATCTGTTCTTCCACCACTCATTTTCTCCACCTTTCGCTGATCCATCCAACAACAGAGGCTTCGGAGACACCCTTCCATCTTTCGCACTATTCTTCAACCCTGAtttgttattataaatattgttgtttttcttcttcttatttcttGAACCCCAAGAAATCGGAAACACCATCTTCAGAAGAAATCCTCCTTTGTCTATGCTCCCACTTCTGTTAATTTGCACTGGTTTatcattctttttcttctctgatCTCTCTCTTATATACATACCTTCAACGTTTTTACTCCTTTCTTTACTAAAACTCTCCTCTTTAGCCTGATCAACCATGTTCTGTTCAACAATATCTTTTAAAGATAACTCGTAACATCCCTCAGGCATTTGACTCACCATATCCATGAGCTCCCTCTGACCTCTAGCAATGGCTTGAGTTCTAGACGATGGAGAAAGACTTCGATAATGGCTTTGGCGATCCTGAGGACTTCTTGGTGGGCTTGTCCTCCACAAAGGAGGTGAAACAACCCCAGAACCATCATCATCTATGAGCTTCCTCTCCGGTCCAAAACCAGGCGAGCTATTCCAGGGTTGGTAGTTGGCATAATTTTGCGGCGGTTTGTGAGCTCGGAAGCCATGATTTGTGACAGCAAAACCGTCGGTTATCCTGCCGGAAGCGTGAGTGGAGAAATGTAGATGATTGGATTGAGGAAATTTAGAAGAAGGATGAAGCATGATTTAATTTGTGAGTTAGAAAGAGAGAAGTGAATAATGTTGAAGTTGGTGAAGAGAAATTAAGCATATCACCAACCTCTTGCGGTCTGCGGTTGCTATGAAGCTTTTAATGGTGAGTCATGGAGAGTGGGCCCCGTTTTAGGCTCACTAAAAGTCAAGTTTTCTAGATGGCTGCAGGGCCCATTTCCCATCTCTCATTCATTCTCatacatatattttattttattattattaatatttgtcTTTTAAGGAGCTTTAGCTTTTGTATTgtctttcttttaattatatgtGAATGGAAAAGGGCAGCAGATCTCCATCCGTGTAACTTGACTTTATGTTGCGTCTTATATCATAAACCTTATTTtcacattaaaagaaaaattatcaacCTGTTAAATTTCTTACTATATTTTCCCTAagaatttttcatataattataaatgaatCATATATTAGTCCATTgatgataaaaagaaaaaaaaggagaaaatgaTGGTGGAGATTGGAGAAGATTGTGAGATTTGATATATAAATAAAGCAacggtctttttttttttaatatataaaaaaaagtaagcAAACCCAAAGCCAAAACCAAAAGTGAATTTGCGCTCCATTATGCAATTATAATGTTTGGGTGAGTGTCGAGCGTTCGCAACTTTCTAGGTTACTAATCTCTTTTCTTTATTTGGCtatattatatatttcttttttttttttcattgtttTTACGTCGGAAGAGACATTTttagtaaataaatatatataccgactatattaaataattttttattatattaattttttaataaattaatattttttttaaataaagctTGATCGATCTCATGTTTTTCCgttttaattttcaatacttCTCCACCTGAATATCAATTTTCCTAATTAAGGGGTAAATAAGTCCACTGAACCGATTTTggagaaatttaaatttgatttataatttttttaattaaaatttatttattttaaactcaaatcaaatattaataaaatttaatttaatttaattaattaataaattaaaataaactaaatttttattaaatttattctgaaaaaaattataaataatttaatttatttataattacgatagattttaatttaaaattaaataattttaatcctctatatataaaagttaacttataaatttataaaaaataaaaaaaataagtttttaaatattcacAACTCgaatgttttgtttttttttttgaaacagGGGTTGAGGGAGTCGAACCTCAGACCTCTCAGGTCTATCAGGATGCACTTTTCACCAGGTTAAGCCTCGGAGTGCACAACTCGAATGTTtgtgaattttaataatataatcaaattgcaaaagttaaattttaaaaaattttaatttaatttatgaaaatttatatgCACTTTAAATTTAACTCTCTTATAACATTGAATTTAATCAGtttaataaatatgttaattaattaatttattttatgtttaataaatttcattaaatcgaaacttaaataattcataaataattttatttcgtTTACACCGACTCACAAATCTTCATCATCACCTCAGCCAATTTTTCTCGCTATAAAGCCTTTTATGTACAGAAttatattgatttaattaaatgttTATATATCCATTTCATGCACTtctatttttattctttattgcaataaatatataattaatttcaaacattatattaaatttatagtgtgattaattaaagatttattattcttgttaatatatatatatatatatatatatatatatatatatatatatatatataaaagataatattaaaattcaggCTACATAAAGcattaaataattcaatttatcaacacaattaaattttttttctaagagTATAGCTATGTAGAAAAAGAACTCTTATGGTAATGAACTCaacaacaattaaattaaatatttatacattaatttGTGCCTCCactatatataatttcatttggttttacataaatttaaatataattatttaatctaacAGTTATTAAACTTATTCTATTTTAAGTTGAGTTTATATCAGACATAATCAACTTTCAATTATAAGTTAACAACTAAATAtgttagaaaaaattaattacatgttttatttctctttaacTAAAGTATATATATTCGTGACTGTATAAGGTATCTCTATTGTCTATCCTATtcgaataaataatttttttttatcaaattttttaagcAGCGTAAGAGGGATGGTTAACTCATTACTATTTAGTCAGTTGGAACCATACCTATTTAACATACACGCTCTATCTGTattgtcataacatatatatttaaaatttggtATGAATGATGTGTATAAAGTTATAATCGACGATGAGAAGGATTAGTGGTATAATGAAATTCTCAACGGTATGATATTAGCTCTGTTCGAACTAATAAGCTTAGAATCTTTTCAATTATTAACTCAAATCTTTTCGACTATTGACTCGAGATAAAATTATAGAATGGTGTAGTGCCATCGacttatattttatctttttttaaaaagaaatcatagagattaataaattatactatTGAAGAGGTAAAAAATGGCTCCTCCTAGGAAATCAAAATGGACAAAGAAAAACTGTAAAACATTAAAgaagataaataatttatttatcaaaattgaaTGTTAAATCTGTTTATGCATAAACAACAATGAGAAACAAAAcaagattaaaattataaataaagacGAATATAATATAAGGGTAGTGACCAAGAAAAGAAATCTCTTGTTTCCGAAATTTCCTTGTAATGAAGGAGTCGACCAGATTATTAAGACTTCTAGACGACGTATCCTTGAGAAGAAAGcaaaaaataattacttcactaattattttattttcttcttttattatttttatcaattaatttacTCTCTTTCATTttccaaaataattaattagctaATGTTTACACTACGTGCcaaactatatattatttttcatatctttttttttaaatgacaaCGTTTTCATGCActttaaataaaatcttaaataaattaaaattaattataatgtgTACACCACGTTCATCCGTCTGGCATaactaatcaatttttttttctctacgtacttatatatatatataaaaaaaaaaaagaaattgaaaattgGGATTCTAATTTTTGTCTTGAGAAGTAATCTAGAagggttttattttatttatttatttatatttttccctTTTCCAAGTCAATGTTTTCTCTTTTCCGTATAATTTCTGTACATTTTTTcggtaatatatatatagtattgatatgagaaaattaaattttctcgAGTTATCGATTTAATTcacattattaatttataaatatttaaaatttgaatgtcaataaaattatttttaaaaaaatattatcccACGTAacacataaattttaattataaatttagaaaaattcatCAATATTCATCTCTTATAAATAAATGTACGTAACTTTCCAACTAAAGATATTGAGTCAATGCATATAATTTGATAGGATTTActcaaattttttatgaaagttttgcaTGTttggatttttaaaattttccttttaaattttgtttatcAGTCAAACTCTCATTATAACTAAtcagttttatattttaaaaaataacaaattctTACTTTCTCTACCCTATGCATCAATttgattcaaattaattaatcaatcaacccttctcttcaattttaattaatttaattttcttaatcatTCAATATAGTGGTAATTAGATTCGtatcttatataatttttttatttaatagtttatgatggatattataatttttttttcaaagataaaattcattatttataaaaaatctaaGGTCATGACAAAATACAAAGTAACATTCTAAAGGTCTTTAAATCTAGAATAAATATGCCATATACTAAATTCCAAATTTAGGGACTTGAAAACTTGATCCGAAGCCAACGCAGTAACCAactaagttttaaaaatttaagcgTTTTAAATtctctaaaaataaatattaaacagattaaattaataaattaaataaaatcaattcgatttcaccgtaataaattttattacctCTCTATAGATATGAGAAATAGCAATAGACGAATCCCAATTCTGGAAACAAATAACGATCCCAAGACCTGTTTGATTTTATTCCCATGAGAAAGACCACTCATGGAAATCGGTTCTTCCGGGGTAAATGTGAAAACTTGTGAGCTTCCGGGGTAAACTCATATTGATCCAAGATTAAGCACTACTCATGCATGATTGATCTTTTTGCTCCTGCTGGTTGCCTACATGAAGCGAAGAATCTCGTATATCGAGAATATGCCTTTTGAGGCAGACACCAGCCTGTGCATGTGGTCATCTGTGTTGAGGGCTCTGTGGCTCATGAAAATAAGGATCGAAAAGATAGATGAACGAATCATTAAGCTTGATTCTCAGGAGCTTCAGTGCATATTTGCAACTATCAGACATTTTTTGCTGCCTCTAGGGTTGGGAAAGCTCAGGAAATGGAATGCAGCTTGCTGTAAACAAGGGAAATCATCAGGAATTTCAAGGTTAATTGTATATTGCTAGTTTGATTGCAAGTGGGAAAGACGAGATTTATAGaattacaattatttttaaaaaattctggGAATTTAAACCAAACCCTTCTGGACCAGCATCAATTAGGATTTTTCAGCTGAAGTACTTAAATGGAGGtaagaaaaattttatgtttaaaagATTCTTTTAGTTatctttaatgaaaaataataatagtattttatgaaaaaaaataaaaaaattaaccactaaattcatatcattattaattaaaaaataaaattttaataaattttatttttttaccgtATCTTAGGCCGCGTCTTAGAGAAATTACATAAATGGGAAGACTTTTAAAATATTGAGAAAAAGAGTAAACACTGAAGCCCTCAATCcactaaaaaaaaaacactgtTATAAAACTGCAAGCCTCAATACAAGCCCAAAGAAAATGAAGCCCTAAGAAATTTGGTGATGCTCCAATACCCTTCATCCTAATCCAGCAGCCACTGCATCTTTATCAACGCCCCATCTCTGGCCACCAAGAGGGTTAGTCGTCGACGAAGCCTCTGCACAAGTAAATATCAATATTGGCTGCTGGATTTCCCCTGCTC
This is a stretch of genomic DNA from Manihot esculenta cultivar AM560-2 chromosome 2, M.esculenta_v8, whole genome shotgun sequence. It encodes these proteins:
- the LOC110603058 gene encoding 2-oxoglutarate-dependent dioxygenase 19, whose product is MACHLHSNTSQIFSYLSEIYFSLSMAKGSSLCTTNDSFSGEEGAIPLLDYSKLVSSDPILRSLAIQDLGQACVDYGFFIVRNHAIPGTVINGIIDKLFEFFDLPEDYKHKYDTKDPTDLIRWGKGNINHVSREFVKMAVHPTFHCPSNPHGFSEILQEYTQKVRELGIQLLGGISMALGLEKSYIEKKMNLESGYDFFTANDYPSRQHSENRIGQFAHIDPGLIILIIQNVSGGLQVKHNGKWLNVNLQPDWIFVNVADHLEILTNGKYKSAVHRVVVNNEVRRATLPLFLGPSLDTVVKPAPEFTDDSNPPAYVGITYKHYLEYNNFHVIDGKSCLNQIRI
- the LOC110604840 gene encoding uncharacterized protein LOC110604840 — its product is MLHPSSKFPQSNHLHFSTHASGRITDGFAVTNHGFRAHKPPQNYANYQPWNSSPGFGPERKLIDDDGSGVVSPPLWRTSPPRSPQDRQSHYRSLSPSSRTQAIARGQRELMDMVSQMPEGCYELSLKDIVEQNMVDQAKEESFSKERSKNVEGMYIRERSEKKKNDKPVQINRSGSIDKGGFLLKMVFPISWGSRNKKKKNNNIYNNKSGLKNSAKDGRVSPKPLLLDGSAKGGENEWWKNRFSESCESENGGFSSNSGSSKSSGSSSSRSSSRNGSTRHGGGGCWSSIFGRRRKKQNKG